DNA from Kitasatospora acidiphila:
GCCGGGGTGGCCCCCGACCCGCTGGTCCGCCGGGTCCGCCGCGACGAGCTCGACCTGCTGATGCCGGCCTGCGTGGCGATGTTCACCGAGGAGGTCGGGATCTCCCCATTGGCCGGGGACGGCGGCCTGCTCTACCAGGCCCGGGTGGCCGAACTGGTCACCGGCGGACGGTCGTTCGCGCGGATCTCGGAGCAGGGCGAGGTGGTCTTCAAGGCCGAGATCGGCGCCGTCACCAAGGGCGCCTGCCAGGTCCAGGGGGTCTGGGTGGCCCCCGCGCACCGCGGCAAGCGGCTCTCCGAGGCCGGCATGGCCGCAGTACTGGAGATCGCGCTGCGCGAGGTGGCCCCGGTGGTCAGCCTCTACGTCAACGACTACAACCTGCCGGCCCGGGCCGCCTACCGCCGGGTCGGGTTCCGTGAGGTCGGCGCCTTCATGTCGGTGCTCTTCTAGTCGCCCCTTCTCGCCAATCTCGCTGCTCTTCGGGCCGGTTCAGGAGTAACGTCCCGGGCATGGAGCAGCTCACCGAGGTCACCGTGCAGCCGATCGACCTGGCGGCCTGGGCGCCGTACGCCCTGGAGGTCCAGGCGCAGGCCTTCGGGCTGTCGGCGCAGGAGATCGCGGTGCGGCTGCACATCGTCGGGCGGCACGCCCAGCAGCCCGGGGTGCTGGCCTTCGGCGCGCTCAGCGGCGGCCGGCTGGTCGGCTTCGGCTACGGCATGCCCAACCGGCGCGAGCACTGGTGGAGCACGGTGATCGAGCCGCATCTGGAGGCCCGCGGCCACGGCGACTGGCTGGACGACGTGTTCGCCGTCACCGAGCTGCACGTGCTGCCCGAGTACCAGGGGCACGGCCTGGGCAGCACCCTGATCCGCACCCTCTGCGAGCGCTCCGGGCTGCGGCGCAGCATCCTCTCCGCGATCGACGCCGAGACCCCGGCCCGGCGGCTCTACCGCTCGCTGGGCTACCGCGACCTGGCGCGCGCCGTGCACTTCCCCAACACCGACCGTCCGTACGCCGTGATGGGTGCTCAACTCCCGTTGCTGGACGGCTTCTACAGCGCCCCGGCGAACTCCAGGTAGCGCTCGGCGCCGGCCCGGTCGCCGGTCGCCAGTGCGGTCAGCCCGGCGGCCACGGCGCGGAACAGCGTCCAGCCGCGCAGCCGGTCCGCATCCACCTCGACCGCCTCGGACAGCTGCTGCAGCCGGCGCCGGACGGCACCCTGCGGGCTGGGCGCGGCCGCCAGCGTCTCCTTGCGGTCCTGCGCCAGCCAGGCCAGGTCGTAGGCCCGCTCGCCGACCAGCGGCTGCGGATCGATGGCCAGCCAGGGCGCCCGGTCGGCGGCCAGCACGTTGCCGTGGTGGAAGTCGCCGTGCAGCAGCACCTGTTCGTCACCGGAGTCCACCAGCCCGGCGGCGACCTCCAGCGCCTCGTCCAGCAGCTGCCGGGCGTCCAGCCGGTCGGCCGTGCTCCGCTGCTCGCCCAGCCAGGCACTGCGCTGCGCCACCTGCTCGGACACCGGCGTGAACCGGTGGCCGGCCGGCGGTGCCGTCCAGAGCCGGCGCAGCAGGCTGGTCGCCTCCAGCATCGCCTTGGCCTCGG
Protein-coding regions in this window:
- a CDS encoding GNAT family N-acetyltransferase — translated: MAATRLLEAADLAAALEVLHRDPVANAFVATRVEAVGLDPWRLGGEMWGWYDQQGRLESLCYAGANLVPINAGPQAVRAFAERARRQGRRCSSIVGPAGPVAELWALLERSWGPAREVRAHQPLMATSEPAAGVAPDPLVRRVRRDELDLLMPACVAMFTEEVGISPLAGDGGLLYQARVAELVTGGRSFARISEQGEVVFKAEIGAVTKGACQVQGVWVAPAHRGKRLSEAGMAAVLEIALREVAPVVSLYVNDYNLPARAAYRRVGFREVGAFMSVLF
- a CDS encoding GNAT family N-acetyltransferase, with amino-acid sequence MEQLTEVTVQPIDLAAWAPYALEVQAQAFGLSAQEIAVRLHIVGRHAQQPGVLAFGALSGGRLVGFGYGMPNRREHWWSTVIEPHLEARGHGDWLDDVFAVTELHVLPEYQGHGLGSTLIRTLCERSGLRRSILSAIDAETPARRLYRSLGYRDLARAVHFPNTDRPYAVMGAQLPLLDGFYSAPANSR
- a CDS encoding aminoglycoside phosphotransferase family protein, with the translated sequence MAPAAGQLTIPDRLRQGVTARQGAAGERWLAALPDRVARHLEQRRLTLDRVADPGGRLSLICLVRRDDTSPAVLKAGLVTPETAQEHAALAHWAGRGAVLLLDADPAEGFLLLERLHGDIPLRSLTEAKAMLEATSLLRRLWTAPPAGHRFTPVSEQVAQRSAWLGEQRSTADRLDARQLLDEALEVAAGLVDSGDEQVLLHGDFHHGNVLAADRAPWLAIDPQPLVGERAYDLAWLAQDRKETLAAAPSPQGAVRRRLQQLSEAVEVDADRLRGWTLFRAVAAGLTALATGDRAGAERYLEFAGAL